A genomic stretch from Arthrobacter sp. KBS0702 includes:
- a CDS encoding ABC transporter permease, with translation MSEILAPGQEAAAVTAAENIAAATQAGPTRSPTALAARRYWANRGALTSTIVLLFIVALIFIGPFFLRIDPDAQDLLASRQPPSPGHVLGTDLVGRDVLSRLFAGGQVSLLVGLATGATALAVGAFVGVISGTVGGQVDSVLMRITDIFMAVPSLLVVIVAGGILGPSIPLLVGLIAAFAWPTSARIARSVVLSVRELDYIKASVAAGTRGPTIMLRHLLPAVIPQVTVSGAMLVSTAILSEAALSFLGLGVVPPQASWGNMLQSAQSFTVISSMPWLWLSPGICIAVTSLAVIFIGDGMRDALDPKESR, from the coding sequence ATGAGTGAGATTCTGGCCCCTGGCCAAGAGGCCGCTGCTGTCACCGCGGCAGAGAATATCGCGGCGGCAACTCAGGCGGGTCCTACGCGTAGCCCCACCGCGTTGGCTGCGCGGCGTTATTGGGCCAACCGCGGCGCCTTGACATCGACGATTGTCCTCCTATTCATAGTCGCTCTGATCTTCATCGGGCCATTTTTCTTGCGCATTGACCCAGATGCGCAAGACCTGCTCGCGAGTCGCCAACCGCCGTCACCCGGCCACGTTTTGGGAACCGACCTGGTGGGGCGGGACGTGCTATCCCGCTTGTTCGCCGGCGGCCAGGTCTCTCTACTCGTGGGACTCGCAACCGGGGCGACGGCGCTTGCAGTTGGTGCGTTCGTCGGGGTGATCTCCGGGACTGTCGGCGGCCAAGTCGATTCGGTTCTGATGCGCATTACGGACATATTCATGGCCGTTCCGTCATTGCTCGTGGTGATCGTTGCGGGCGGCATTCTTGGTCCTTCGATTCCGCTCCTCGTGGGCCTCATAGCGGCCTTCGCATGGCCCACTTCGGCCCGAATCGCTCGTTCCGTTGTGCTTAGCGTGCGCGAGCTCGACTACATCAAGGCATCCGTGGCGGCAGGGACGCGAGGGCCGACGATTATGCTCCGGCATCTCCTTCCGGCCGTCATTCCGCAGGTGACGGTAAGCGGCGCCATGTTGGTATCGACCGCAATCCTCTCCGAGGCCGCACTCTCCTTTCTCGGTCTAGGGGTGGTTCCCCCCCAGGCATCGTGGGGAAATATGCTCCAGTCAGCCCAGTCATTCACAGTTATCTCTTCAATGCCGTGGCTATGGCTCTCACCCGGCATCTGTATAGCCGTCACATCTCTCGCGGTGATCTTCATCGGTGACGGCATGCGCGATGCCCTAGATCCGAAGGAAAGCCGATGA
- a CDS encoding fumarylacetoacetate hydrolase family protein has translation MKLITFRRPDGTIGHGRLVNDSLVEDTGDGDLSSVVASGEDVNAAARATYELAELNLLAPVLAPPKVLCVATNYQEHIVEGGGERVDPARVSPKIFLKPATTIIGDGATYEIPEISTEADWEAELCIVIGKTAKGISEAEALDYVFGYAASNDISLRSLSVGYERDMNPWAGFFDWLEGKWSDGSAPIGPWIVTADEVPDPQDIPVGLSVNGEPKQKGTTADMIHTCAQIIAFASRLCTLQPGDLILTGTPAGVGATTGTFLNDGDVMVADLGPVGRLTTLVRRSTVPD, from the coding sequence ATGAAACTCATCACGTTCCGCCGTCCCGACGGCACCATTGGCCACGGCCGCCTCGTCAACGACAGCCTCGTGGAGGACACCGGTGACGGAGATCTGTCGTCTGTTGTCGCGAGCGGTGAAGATGTTAATGCGGCTGCACGCGCGACCTACGAGCTCGCGGAGTTGAACCTGCTCGCCCCGGTCCTCGCACCGCCGAAGGTCCTGTGCGTGGCAACAAATTACCAGGAGCACATCGTAGAAGGGGGCGGGGAACGGGTCGATCCTGCCCGCGTTTCGCCGAAGATCTTCCTGAAGCCAGCGACGACAATCATCGGAGATGGCGCGACCTACGAGATTCCGGAGATCTCCACCGAGGCAGATTGGGAGGCCGAGCTTTGCATTGTCATAGGAAAGACCGCGAAGGGGATCAGCGAAGCTGAGGCCCTGGATTACGTGTTCGGCTATGCGGCGAGTAACGACATCTCGCTCAGGTCCCTCAGCGTGGGCTACGAAAGAGACATGAACCCGTGGGCTGGCTTTTTTGATTGGCTGGAAGGCAAATGGTCGGACGGCTCGGCACCTATCGGACCGTGGATCGTCACAGCCGACGAAGTGCCAGATCCACAGGACATTCCTGTCGGTCTGAGCGTGAACGGAGAGCCAAAACAGAAGGGAACGACTGCGGACATGATCCACACGTGCGCGCAGATCATCGCTTTCGCCTCGCGTTTGTGCACCTTACAGCCGGGTGACTTGATTTTGACCGGTACCCCGGCTGGAGTCGGGGCGACCACTGGGACATTTCTCAACGATGGAGATGTCATGGTCGCGGACCTGGGGCCCGTCGGGCGGCTGACGACCTTGGTCCGCCGTTCGACAGTCCCCGATTAG
- a CDS encoding FAD-dependent oxidoreductase, translating into MRVPGHVLVVGAGIAGFTVVDELRRQGFPGIITLVGEEEEDPYDRPALSKQVLSRAWAPARSTIATRQTLEGLGVDLILGAPAVSLDIGRRSVTMGDGREICADEIVIATGSHAVVPPWAPLGPRVQVLRTLHDSLSLSQTLGKCRQLAIIGSGVLGLEVAATAKTLGVSDVTVLGTSEPMQHVLGQAVSARLRAAHEEQGVRFELGEKVIAVSASPGRSQRQLRVHRREGHTKADTVVIAVGARASVGWLAASRLPIGRDGVLVDRRGRVVPGIHAAGEVCAWPDLGGQLRRVEHRTTAAEQARAVAWDLLGGDVSYEMIPFWWSDQYGLRLQGYGTTGGGREEFIIAGTLAGSSFAVAYGDGRRVTGVVGLNAAKATRTARELVSSGHAWPPHISQARDVNRA; encoded by the coding sequence GTGAGAGTTCCGGGTCACGTTCTCGTCGTAGGAGCCGGAATTGCAGGCTTCACCGTCGTCGATGAGTTAAGGCGGCAGGGGTTCCCGGGAATTATTACCCTAGTTGGGGAAGAAGAGGAAGATCCTTATGATCGTCCAGCGCTCTCCAAGCAGGTGCTTTCGCGCGCTTGGGCCCCAGCGAGGTCCACGATTGCGACTCGGCAAACCTTAGAAGGTCTAGGCGTCGACTTAATCTTGGGGGCACCTGCTGTTTCTCTCGACATCGGACGCCGTTCCGTAACGATGGGGGATGGCAGGGAGATCTGCGCCGACGAGATAGTCATCGCCACCGGGAGTCACGCGGTCGTCCCGCCGTGGGCCCCGCTCGGGCCTCGGGTACAGGTCCTAAGAACGTTGCATGACTCTTTGTCACTCTCCCAGACACTGGGCAAATGCCGCCAGCTAGCCATCATCGGATCCGGGGTCCTCGGGCTGGAGGTAGCTGCAACCGCCAAGACGCTCGGCGTCTCCGACGTGACTGTGCTCGGGACCTCCGAGCCCATGCAACACGTGCTGGGGCAGGCGGTGAGCGCGCGCCTCAGGGCCGCTCACGAAGAACAAGGGGTTCGGTTCGAGCTCGGGGAAAAGGTGATAGCGGTGAGCGCTTCTCCCGGCCGCTCTCAAAGGCAGTTACGCGTCCACAGACGCGAGGGCCACACCAAAGCAGATACCGTCGTGATTGCAGTAGGCGCCCGCGCTTCCGTGGGGTGGTTGGCAGCCTCTCGGTTGCCCATTGGGCGCGATGGAGTACTGGTCGATCGGCGAGGACGCGTCGTCCCCGGGATACACGCAGCCGGGGAAGTCTGCGCATGGCCCGACCTTGGTGGCCAGTTGCGACGGGTAGAACACCGCACCACAGCGGCCGAGCAGGCCCGCGCCGTCGCCTGGGACCTTCTCGGTGGCGATGTCTCATACGAGATGATCCCATTTTGGTGGTCGGACCAATACGGGCTCCGCTTGCAAGGCTACGGCACCACCGGCGGCGGGAGGGAAGAGTTTATTATCGCCGGAACGCTAGCCGGGAGTTCATTTGCTGTCGCCTATGGTGATGGAAGGCGTGTAACCGGGGTGGTCGGGCTGAACGCAGCAAAGGCCACGCGCACTGCGCGCGAACTTGTATCTTCCGGCCACGCATGGCCACCACACATTTCACAGGCCAGAGACGTCAATAGGGCATGA
- a CDS encoding cytochrome P450 has protein sequence MSMAPGPAPLRFPSQRECPFDPPAVQTALRESCPVAPVELHDGQAAWLISRYDDIRMVLSDERFSSSGLWKFAGSANRSAAERAETSFTVLDPPDHTHLRRLFTRYFTLRRVESMRGYIQGVVDEAIDSLMSRADRRADLVTDFALPVASRTMCALVGVPYEDHEWFEARADVRSRMEGDPQEAARATQELLAYMANLIEIKRAEPGPDIISSTIVDLLDPGLISQTDLVAALRLLLTAGHETTATMIATSAFVLLTHDDQLGEIRSDQSLLTGAIEELLRYISMLFILVRTAKQDLLIQGQQIKAGEGLIVGPALANKDPRAFDMPNRFDIHRDSRHHVAFGFGPHQCLGQPVARLELSIALGSLIRRLPSLKLAEAASDIPFKNTNLVGVAALPVAW, from the coding sequence ATGAGCATGGCACCCGGCCCGGCACCACTTCGATTCCCCTCGCAGAGGGAATGTCCATTCGATCCACCAGCGGTCCAGACGGCCCTGCGGGAAAGCTGCCCGGTCGCACCGGTGGAGCTGCACGATGGGCAAGCAGCGTGGCTGATCAGCCGCTATGACGACATAAGAATGGTCCTGTCAGACGAGCGGTTTAGCTCGTCGGGGCTCTGGAAATTTGCTGGCTCCGCGAATCGTTCTGCCGCGGAAAGGGCCGAAACGTCATTCACTGTCCTTGACCCTCCGGACCACACCCATCTTCGCCGCCTCTTCACGCGCTATTTCACTCTGCGCAGAGTCGAGAGCATGCGCGGTTACATCCAGGGCGTGGTGGACGAAGCAATAGATTCACTCATGTCGCGAGCTGACAGGCGGGCGGACTTGGTCACAGATTTTGCCCTGCCCGTCGCTTCCCGGACTATGTGCGCTCTCGTGGGGGTGCCCTACGAAGATCACGAATGGTTTGAAGCCCGGGCTGACGTCCGAAGCCGGATGGAGGGCGACCCTCAGGAAGCTGCCAGGGCCACTCAAGAGCTACTGGCCTACATGGCGAATTTGATTGAGATTAAGCGTGCCGAACCGGGCCCAGATATCATCAGTTCGACGATTGTCGATTTGCTGGATCCGGGGCTGATCAGCCAGACCGACCTCGTGGCAGCGTTGCGACTTCTTCTCACTGCCGGCCACGAGACCACCGCCACGATGATCGCGACGAGCGCTTTCGTGCTCCTCACCCATGACGACCAGCTCGGAGAAATTAGGTCCGACCAGAGTCTCCTCACTGGCGCCATCGAAGAGTTGCTTCGCTACATCAGCATGCTCTTTATCCTCGTGCGCACCGCGAAGCAGGATCTTCTGATTCAAGGCCAGCAGATCAAAGCCGGCGAGGGGCTCATCGTCGGCCCGGCGCTAGCCAACAAAGATCCTCGGGCGTTTGACATGCCGAATCGATTCGATATCCACCGGGACAGCAGGCACCACGTTGCTTTCGGGTTTGGCCCGCACCAGTGCTTGGGCCAGCCCGTTGCCAGGCTGGAACTCTCAATCGCACTGGGATCCCTAATTCGTCGGCTGCCATCACTCAAGCTGGCAGAGGCAGCTTCTGACATTCCTTTCAAGAACACCAATCTCGTCGGGGTCGCCGCGTTGCCGGTGGCCTGGTAA
- a CDS encoding ABC transporter ATP-binding protein, translating to MLVVDDLKVHIPTRRNMGPLRAVDGVSFEVARGKTLGIVGESGCGKSTTARAIMRLQEPTAGSIQLLDTDITHLKGEALRAMRRHCQMVFQDPYSALNPRLTVGQIVSEPLQAQGVSAREIRGRVDELLELVGLHPRHRNSFAHQFSGGQRQRIGTARALSTRPEVLILDEPVSALDVSVQAQVVNLFQDLQSQFDIAMVFISHDLSVVRHTSDEVAVMYLGQIVERGSAESVLTAPMHPYTEALLSAVPRRDGGERKRIVLSGEVPSPINPPPGCRFRSRCWKATSECGETPKLAVPVGGDHQVACFHPSL from the coding sequence GTGCTTGTCGTCGACGATCTCAAAGTGCACATCCCAACGCGACGCAACATGGGCCCGCTCAGGGCAGTGGACGGCGTTAGCTTTGAGGTGGCTCGGGGTAAGACTCTCGGAATCGTGGGAGAGTCGGGCTGCGGCAAATCGACCACGGCGCGTGCGATCATGCGGCTCCAGGAGCCTACGGCTGGTTCGATCCAACTGCTCGATACCGACATCACGCACTTAAAGGGTGAGGCGCTGAGAGCCATGCGCCGACACTGTCAGATGGTTTTCCAAGACCCGTACTCGGCTCTCAATCCGCGGCTCACAGTGGGTCAGATAGTCTCCGAGCCGCTACAAGCGCAGGGGGTCAGCGCTCGAGAGATTAGAGGGCGTGTGGACGAGCTCCTTGAACTCGTTGGCCTTCATCCGCGGCACCGCAACTCTTTCGCTCACCAGTTCTCCGGAGGCCAACGACAACGGATTGGCACAGCAAGGGCGCTCTCAACTCGCCCAGAGGTGCTAATTCTGGACGAACCCGTTTCGGCCCTCGACGTGTCCGTCCAGGCCCAGGTCGTCAATCTCTTTCAGGACCTCCAGTCCCAGTTCGACATCGCGATGGTTTTCATTTCCCACGACCTGTCTGTCGTGAGGCACACCTCGGACGAAGTCGCGGTCATGTACCTCGGGCAGATTGTCGAACGGGGCAGCGCCGAATCGGTCCTTACTGCCCCAATGCACCCGTACACGGAGGCCTTACTTTCCGCAGTGCCCCGGCGGGATGGGGGGGAACGCAAACGTATCGTCCTAAGTGGCGAAGTGCCGTCGCCTATTAATCCGCCTCCAGGATGCCGCTTCAGGTCCCGCTGCTGGAAGGCAACTTCTGAATGCGGGGAGACACCGAAACTGGCTGTGCCAGTCGGTGGGGACCACCAGGTGGCGTGCTTCCACCCTTCTCTTTAA
- a CDS encoding amidohydrolase family protein, whose protein sequence is MNSCHWGHEWDDHWKPVYGYDWTDVTPAAYDAAMSEGGVDVSFVFGVTARYAGMSTPNEFIADFVARCQSNVVGFMALDPTDPGALEQMQDGVQRGLRGIKCYPVLGLYDARDERFDPFYSAAADAGLVLLWHMGATPSPIGKLELSNPLVVDEVARRHPDLVQIIAHLGHPWQRETMAVLRKNRRVFSDVSAVWARPADGYRALVRAQEWGVVDKLLFGSDFPLWTPAQAQDGLKAVAAARVQGMPAISNELLDHVLHGDHLEMLGLTR, encoded by the coding sequence ATGAATTCGTGTCACTGGGGCCATGAGTGGGACGACCATTGGAAACCTGTATACGGCTATGACTGGACCGATGTGACCCCGGCCGCCTACGACGCTGCAATGTCGGAGGGTGGTGTCGACGTTTCCTTCGTCTTCGGAGTAACCGCCCGGTATGCAGGTATGTCCACCCCCAATGAGTTCATCGCCGACTTCGTGGCACGATGCCAAAGCAACGTCGTAGGGTTCATGGCGCTCGACCCGACGGATCCAGGCGCTCTTGAGCAGATGCAGGACGGTGTCCAGCGGGGCCTTCGCGGGATCAAGTGTTATCCGGTACTCGGGCTATATGACGCGCGCGACGAGCGGTTCGATCCCTTTTATAGTGCTGCCGCCGACGCTGGGCTTGTGCTCCTTTGGCATATGGGCGCAACCCCTTCGCCGATCGGGAAGCTTGAGCTCTCGAACCCTCTAGTCGTCGATGAAGTGGCGCGCCGCCATCCTGACCTGGTACAAATCATCGCTCACCTCGGACATCCCTGGCAGCGGGAAACAATGGCGGTGCTGAGAAAGAATCGCCGCGTGTTCTCAGACGTCTCCGCAGTGTGGGCACGACCTGCGGATGGGTATCGTGCCCTGGTGCGCGCCCAAGAGTGGGGTGTCGTCGACAAGCTTCTGTTTGGCTCGGACTTCCCGCTGTGGACACCGGCACAGGCCCAAGATGGTTTGAAAGCCGTCGCAGCAGCTCGGGTCCAGGGCATGCCCGCCATTTCCAACGAACTTCTCGACCATGTGCTGCACGGTGACCACCTTGAGATGCTTGGTCTGACGCGGTGA
- a CDS encoding ferredoxin → MTTPRIELALDKCVGGGQCVLAAPQLFDQDEQDGTVILLRQPEAADIGSASQAELVCPARAIQLIEE, encoded by the coding sequence GTGACAACACCAAGAATTGAACTTGCCCTCGACAAGTGCGTCGGCGGCGGCCAGTGCGTACTCGCCGCTCCTCAACTCTTTGATCAGGACGAGCAGGACGGCACCGTCATCCTTCTGCGTCAGCCCGAGGCGGCCGACATCGGCAGCGCCAGCCAGGCGGAGCTTGTCTGCCCCGCTCGGGCAATCCAGCTCATAGAAGAGTGA
- a CDS encoding RidA family protein: protein MYAIFPDSVALPPVPLSPGIQAGNFVFVSGQVATDARGNVYRGDFAREVEMTIDNVEAILAAAGGTLNDVVKVGAWLSEPELFEQFNALYAARLGSHRPARTTVVVRFGHPEVRVEVDAIAYLPERNQP, encoded by the coding sequence ATGTACGCGATATTTCCGGATTCCGTCGCATTGCCGCCGGTACCCCTGAGTCCCGGTATCCAGGCCGGGAACTTCGTGTTTGTCTCGGGCCAGGTCGCAACCGACGCACGAGGGAATGTTTACAGGGGAGATTTCGCCCGTGAAGTAGAAATGACCATCGACAACGTCGAGGCCATTCTCGCCGCCGCGGGTGGGACTCTCAACGATGTTGTAAAGGTGGGCGCCTGGCTGTCCGAACCGGAGCTTTTCGAGCAGTTCAACGCCCTGTATGCCGCCCGCCTGGGGAGCCACCGGCCTGCGCGAACGACAGTTGTCGTCCGCTTTGGCCATCCCGAGGTGAGGGTCGAAGTCGACGCTATCGCCTACCTTCCCGAGAGGAACCAGCCATGA
- a CDS encoding amidohydrolase family protein, producing the protein MYDIILRGGSVIDGTGTSARNADVAIADGRIVSVAPFIQEAATTELDVRGRIVCPGFVDIHTHSDLTLLSAPSATSALTQGTTTQVVGNCGLGLVPRTASTDAQAVRASAAYLDLDPDVPTDWTTVAGYLKAVRAARPAVNVLTLVPHGPVRAAAVGFENRPASPRELRHMADLVEQAFQDGAAGLSTGLVYPPQCFAEDEELINLANVAAGHDRIFAWHVRDYADELIPSIEQCLRVARATGVRTQISHLSAVGQRNWSAVGQVLGLVDDGRRAGLDIGIDIYPYVAGSCPLAQTVPSGVQAGGDERLRQQMRDPAVVRNVLEEWSRRPWGWEETIISWIPGGEDSADADLVGCSVVEAALGRRCTPDELAVDLLIRYGSAVLIVVFGRSEEVLETVLAHPATVVASDGFALGLVGPTAQGVPHPRSYGCFPRYLSRYGAGDLPDAIRRCTSAPALRVGLKDRGRVEPGFIADLVVLDFDNLQDTASFGQPHQPSKGIDHVIVAGCLALEAGRPTGRRDGVVVSVA; encoded by the coding sequence GTGTACGACATAATCCTTCGCGGCGGATCTGTAATCGACGGCACCGGAACCTCGGCCCGCAATGCAGATGTCGCCATCGCCGATGGGCGAATCGTCAGCGTCGCGCCGTTCATTCAAGAGGCCGCAACAACCGAACTTGACGTCCGAGGCAGAATCGTCTGCCCAGGGTTTGTCGACATCCACACTCACAGCGACCTAACTCTTCTGTCGGCCCCCTCGGCTACAAGTGCGCTCACGCAGGGGACGACAACCCAGGTAGTCGGTAACTGTGGGCTCGGCCTCGTACCGCGCACGGCGTCTACCGATGCTCAAGCGGTCAGGGCGTCGGCTGCATATTTGGATCTCGACCCCGATGTGCCGACCGACTGGACCACCGTCGCCGGCTATCTGAAGGCGGTGCGCGCCGCTCGACCGGCAGTAAACGTCCTCACGCTCGTACCCCACGGACCGGTCCGAGCAGCCGCCGTCGGCTTCGAAAACCGTCCGGCAAGCCCCCGGGAGCTCCGACATATGGCAGATCTCGTGGAGCAGGCTTTTCAAGACGGAGCAGCCGGTCTGTCAACCGGCCTGGTCTACCCTCCGCAATGCTTCGCTGAGGACGAGGAACTCATCAACCTTGCGAATGTCGCCGCCGGGCATGACCGCATCTTCGCTTGGCATGTACGGGACTACGCCGACGAGCTGATTCCATCCATCGAACAGTGCCTGCGTGTCGCTCGCGCAACGGGCGTGCGGACGCAAATATCTCACCTGTCAGCGGTGGGTCAGAGAAACTGGAGCGCCGTCGGTCAGGTCCTGGGGCTCGTCGACGACGGCCGGCGGGCGGGTCTGGACATCGGGATCGACATTTATCCGTACGTCGCAGGAAGCTGCCCTTTGGCCCAGACAGTACCATCAGGTGTCCAAGCAGGCGGAGACGAGAGACTTCGGCAGCAAATGCGGGACCCGGCTGTGGTTCGAAATGTTCTTGAGGAGTGGTCGCGCCGCCCCTGGGGGTGGGAGGAAACCATCATCAGTTGGATCCCTGGGGGAGAGGATTCGGCCGATGCCGACTTGGTCGGTTGCAGCGTGGTCGAAGCCGCCCTCGGCAGGCGTTGCACGCCCGACGAGCTAGCCGTCGACTTGCTCATTCGGTATGGCTCCGCGGTGCTCATTGTGGTTTTCGGCCGCTCCGAAGAGGTATTGGAGACGGTCTTGGCCCACCCAGCGACCGTGGTTGCCTCCGATGGATTCGCCTTGGGACTCGTCGGCCCTACAGCGCAGGGGGTCCCCCATCCGCGAAGTTACGGGTGCTTCCCCCGGTACCTCTCACGGTACGGTGCAGGCGACCTGCCGGACGCTATTCGTCGGTGCACAAGCGCTCCCGCACTTCGCGTTGGGCTCAAAGACCGCGGGCGAGTCGAACCTGGATTCATTGCCGATCTTGTTGTACTCGACTTCGATAATCTGCAGGACACGGCGAGCTTTGGCCAGCCGCATCAGCCCAGCAAGGGCATCGACCACGTCATTGTGGCTGGGTGCCTTGCTCTCGAAGCGGGGCGACCGACGGGGAGGCGAGACGGCGTGGTCGTCTCGGTCGCTTAA
- a CDS encoding ABC transporter ATP-binding protein: MTLLEVRNLSVEFTTMDGPVRAVRDLSFELEHGKSLGIVGESGSGKTVSVLALMGLLSNNAEVVGGQILFDGEDVLRMSESRRRALRGSRISMIFQDPMTALNPVERVGTQIGRTIEYHDRAATRRSVRDRTIEALESVGVPDASRRSTQYPHQWSGGMRQRAVIAMALVNRPDLIVADEPTTALDATVQAQVLDVLRQVRAEQGCALIMISHDLEVVRDIADDVMVMYAGAKAEVLPAERVFDSAGHPYTRALVRARPGWGPPSERLFSIPGRPPDLLTVPPGCPFEPRCAESEGLPACRDLVPRLLTIGERHRSACHRAGQLSPIGVGASETLMEERL, encoded by the coding sequence ATGACTTTACTTGAGGTCCGAAACCTGTCGGTGGAGTTCACAACAATGGACGGCCCCGTCCGTGCAGTTCGCGACTTGTCCTTCGAACTGGAACACGGCAAGTCACTTGGCATCGTCGGTGAGTCAGGGTCCGGCAAGACCGTATCGGTTCTCGCGTTGATGGGCCTGCTGTCGAACAACGCCGAGGTAGTTGGCGGTCAAATTTTGTTCGACGGTGAAGACGTCCTCCGCATGTCGGAGTCGCGAAGGCGTGCCCTTCGCGGAAGCCGAATCAGCATGATCTTCCAAGATCCCATGACGGCACTAAACCCGGTCGAGAGAGTTGGGACCCAGATAGGCCGGACCATCGAGTATCACGACCGCGCCGCTACGCGCCGCAGTGTGCGAGATAGGACGATCGAGGCCCTAGAGTCCGTCGGGGTGCCTGACGCTTCCCGCCGAAGCACTCAGTATCCACACCAGTGGTCCGGGGGGATGCGCCAGCGTGCGGTGATCGCAATGGCTCTGGTCAACCGCCCCGACCTTATAGTCGCGGACGAACCGACGACCGCGCTCGATGCCACCGTTCAAGCCCAGGTACTCGACGTCCTTCGACAGGTCCGTGCCGAACAAGGCTGCGCACTGATAATGATTTCGCATGACCTCGAGGTGGTCCGAGACATTGCAGACGACGTGATGGTCATGTACGCCGGCGCGAAGGCCGAAGTTCTCCCGGCCGAGAGGGTATTCGACTCGGCGGGTCATCCATATACACGAGCTTTGGTACGAGCCAGGCCCGGGTGGGGACCGCCTTCAGAAAGGCTATTCTCGATTCCGGGCCGACCACCGGACCTACTCACCGTTCCACCCGGCTGTCCTTTTGAGCCGCGTTGCGCGGAGTCGGAAGGTCTACCAGCCTGCCGTGATCTCGTGCCTCGCCTGCTCACAATCGGGGAGCGCCACAGGTCAGCATGCCACAGAGCCGGCCAGCTTTCGCCAATCGGTGTCGGAGCGTCAGAAACTTTAATGGAGGAACGCCTGTGA
- a CDS encoding aspartate aminotransferase family protein gives MTTEVNTAQVRSAVPPAVASGVNSSTRSNGAPLMISSVDGAYVTDSDGKRYLDYHAAFGAILLGHKAPQVDRAVIDAIHNEPDLTGWGTSRLETQLAESLVAALPSVEQVTTVTTGSEAVAYALRIARASTDRRLIIKIQGGFHGWSDSVARNVISAPDRVYQMDPLSAGILPEALEATLVAEWNDIESMRELFVRHPEQIAAVIVEPIPHNVGALLPEPGYLEQLRKLTLEHGTMLILDEVITGFRHALGGYQELSGVAADLTTFGKSLGNGYAVAGVGGSAAVMSAVDPAAGGKVAIMGTFNGNPVACAAGIATIDYLRSHPEFYTRTHALGSRARTGLQGVFDDAGVAASVQGFGGTFTTYFLPARATGYRDLLANDAAASRAFHRGMVERGFLMLPIPMKRMHISGAFTEADIDATVEAAADVVSQLVAQGQLPLR, from the coding sequence ATGACCACCGAAGTCAACACCGCGCAAGTCCGCAGCGCCGTTCCCCCCGCTGTAGCTAGCGGAGTCAATTCCTCAACCCGCTCAAACGGGGCGCCTCTGATGATCTCTTCGGTTGACGGCGCATACGTCACTGACAGTGACGGGAAGCGATACTTGGACTACCACGCCGCCTTCGGCGCCATACTTCTTGGCCACAAAGCACCGCAGGTAGACCGTGCAGTCATCGACGCTATCCACAACGAACCCGACCTCACCGGCTGGGGCACCAGCCGCCTAGAAACCCAACTTGCCGAGTCACTGGTCGCCGCTCTGCCTAGCGTGGAGCAAGTGACGACTGTCACCACGGGGAGCGAGGCAGTCGCTTACGCTCTACGAATCGCGCGGGCCAGTACGGACCGTCGCCTAATTATCAAAATCCAGGGCGGCTTCCATGGGTGGTCTGACTCCGTGGCCCGCAACGTGATATCGGCGCCGGATCGCGTTTACCAAATGGACCCTCTCTCGGCTGGCATCCTGCCCGAGGCCCTTGAAGCGACTTTGGTTGCCGAATGGAACGACATCGAGAGCATGCGGGAGCTGTTCGTCCGGCACCCAGAGCAGATCGCTGCGGTGATCGTCGAACCGATTCCCCACAACGTCGGCGCCCTTCTTCCTGAGCCCGGCTACCTTGAACAGCTTCGGAAACTTACGCTCGAGCACGGCACAATGCTGATCCTGGATGAAGTGATCACCGGGTTCCGCCATGCCTTGGGCGGGTACCAAGAGCTGTCTGGGGTTGCTGCCGACCTGACCACGTTCGGGAAGTCACTTGGAAACGGGTACGCCGTCGCAGGCGTCGGCGGAAGTGCCGCGGTAATGTCCGCAGTGGATCCCGCGGCCGGCGGGAAGGTGGCCATAATGGGAACATTTAACGGCAACCCCGTGGCGTGTGCTGCCGGCATCGCCACCATCGATTACCTTCGCTCGCATCCGGAGTTCTACACGAGGACTCATGCGCTGGGCAGCCGCGCCCGGACCGGGCTCCAGGGGGTTTTCGACGACGCGGGAGTCGCGGCAAGTGTCCAGGGGTTCGGCGGAACGTTCACGACGTACTTCCTCCCGGCCCGGGCGACGGGGTACAGGGATCTGCTCGCAAACGACGCTGCAGCGAGCCGGGCTTTCCACCGCGGAATGGTCGAGCGCGGTTTCCTCATGCTGCCTATCCCGATGAAACGCATGCACATCTCGGGCGCTTTCACCGAGGCCGACATCGACGCAACGGTGGAAGCCGCAGCCGACGTGGTCAGCCAGCTTGTCGCCCAAGGGCAGCTTCCGCTGCGCTAA